In Vibrio tritonius, the following are encoded in one genomic region:
- a CDS encoding NADH:flavin oxidoreductase/NADH oxidase: MSALFTPMTLGQTTLSNRIIVAPMCMYSAENGVVQPWHEQHYATLAQSGAGLLIVEASAIAPEGRISYADAGIWDQECQDAWQQVVQRVTRYSKTPMVMQLGHAGRKASTSKPWEGGQPIAADQPNGWQTVAPSPTTFSESDPTPEALNDEGIQRIINAFVAGAKRAHAAGFQGVEIHAAHGYLLHQFLSPISNQRQDEFGGSLENRMRLVVQVFDAIKAAMPASFIVGIRISATDWAEGGWDEQQSIELARILDKKGCHYIHVSSGGLTAKQQLKVEPNYQVPFAEQIKGQVDMPVIAVGLITDPHQAEDILQKQQADAIGLARGILYNPRWPWHAAAELGDTMAVSPQYLRCQPHGLKDLFKPA; encoded by the coding sequence GTGTCAGCCCTATTTACTCCCATGACTCTCGGTCAAACCACACTGAGTAATCGCATTATTGTCGCGCCAATGTGTATGTATTCAGCAGAAAACGGAGTGGTACAACCTTGGCATGAACAGCACTATGCAACCTTAGCTCAATCCGGTGCTGGTTTACTGATTGTTGAAGCAAGCGCTATTGCGCCAGAAGGAAGAATTAGCTACGCCGACGCAGGAATTTGGGACCAAGAATGCCAAGATGCTTGGCAACAAGTTGTCCAGCGCGTTACCCGTTACAGCAAAACCCCAATGGTTATGCAATTAGGTCACGCAGGTCGTAAAGCCTCAACCAGCAAACCCTGGGAAGGGGGACAACCAATAGCAGCCGACCAACCTAATGGATGGCAAACAGTCGCACCAAGTCCAACAACGTTTTCAGAAAGCGATCCTACGCCAGAGGCTTTAAATGATGAGGGTATTCAACGCATTATAAATGCATTTGTAGCAGGAGCTAAACGGGCCCATGCAGCCGGCTTCCAGGGCGTGGAAATCCACGCAGCGCATGGTTATTTACTCCACCAATTTTTATCACCAATCAGTAATCAGCGCCAAGATGAATTTGGAGGTAGTTTAGAAAATCGCATGCGGTTAGTAGTGCAGGTATTTGACGCCATAAAGGCGGCTATGCCAGCATCATTCATTGTCGGAATAAGAATCAGCGCTACCGATTGGGCTGAAGGCGGCTGGGATGAACAACAAAGTATTGAGTTGGCAAGAATATTAGACAAGAAAGGTTGTCACTACATTCACGTATCGAGCGGTGGTTTAACGGCAAAACAGCAACTAAAAGTCGAACCTAACTATCAAGTACCATTTGCAGAGCAAATAAAAGGCCAAGTGGACATGCCTGTTATTGCTGTGGGTTTGATTACCGATCCGCATCAAGCGGAAGATATTTTACAGAAACAGCAAGCCGATGCGATAGGCTTAGCTCGTGGCATCTTGTATAACCCCCGTTGGCCATGGCATGCCGCTGCTGAGCTAGGTGACACAATGGCGGTATCACCCCAATATTTGCGGTGCCAACCTCACGGATTAAAGGATTTGTTTAAGCCAGCCTAA
- a CDS encoding SDR family oxidoreductase has protein sequence MDKKVLLAGATGYLGSFVATELLKRDYTVRTIVRDSEKLYEKGIVPHELLEAEVTESHTLSGCCDGIDTVISTVGITRQKDGLSYMDVDYQANLNLLEQAKASGVRKFIYVSILDGEKLRKVSLCAAKERFVEALKTSGLEYTVVRPNGFFSDMDEFYHMAETGRIFLFAGGQYKSNPIHGADLASLVVDAIDIPKREVAAGGPDVLTHKQIAEMAFKCAGKKPAIIYIPSWARVLAMGASRFFTSRHQYGPIEFFITVMSRDMLAPPKGHLHLEEHYRELHGHSASK, from the coding sequence ATGGATAAAAAGGTATTACTGGCAGGGGCCACCGGGTATTTGGGCAGTTTTGTTGCTACGGAATTGTTGAAGCGAGATTACACAGTACGCACTATAGTACGAGATTCCGAAAAATTATACGAGAAGGGGATTGTTCCGCACGAGTTACTTGAAGCAGAAGTGACAGAGTCACATACCCTTAGTGGGTGTTGCGATGGTATTGATACGGTGATCTCTACGGTCGGTATCACTCGTCAAAAAGACGGTTTGAGCTATATGGATGTAGACTATCAAGCCAACCTCAATCTTCTGGAACAAGCGAAAGCCAGTGGTGTACGTAAATTTATTTATGTCTCTATTTTGGATGGAGAGAAGTTACGTAAGGTGTCTCTCTGCGCCGCCAAGGAGCGATTTGTTGAAGCGCTCAAAACCTCAGGTCTAGAGTATACCGTGGTTCGACCTAATGGTTTTTTTTCCGACATGGATGAGTTTTACCACATGGCGGAAACGGGGCGTATTTTTCTGTTTGCTGGTGGGCAGTATAAGTCGAACCCAATCCATGGAGCCGATCTCGCTAGTTTGGTTGTTGATGCGATAGATATACCTAAACGTGAGGTCGCAGCCGGAGGCCCTGACGTCTTAACCCACAAGCAAATTGCAGAAATGGCGTTTAAGTGTGCTGGTAAGAAACCAGCCATTATTTATATCCCAAGTTGGGCGCGTGTATTGGCTATGGGGGCAAGCCGTTTTTTTACTAGTCGCCACCAATATGGCCCTATCGAATTCTTCATTACAGTGATGTCTCGAGATATGCTAGCTCCCCCCAAAGGGCATTTGCATTTAGAGGAGCATTACCGTGAGTTACATGGTCACTCGGCCAGTAAATAA